The Candidatus Hydrogenedentota bacterium sequence ATGCCCATGGACGCCGCCGATTTTCTTTATGACACTGCCTGGGGTCCGGTTTACGGGCTCTTTTCGAACACGGGTCTTCGGGAACTGCGTCTGCCGAACCCCGCCGCACCCCTGCGCCCCTATCTGCTGCACTCGCGCACAAACCGGGTGCTGGGCCGCCGTCTGGGTCAGTTGCTGGAGGGCTATTTCGCGGGGGTGCGGGTGGATTTTGCGGAGATTCCCTTCGACCCGTCGGCGGGCACTCCGTTCCAGCGCCGGGTGTGGGATGCGGCGCGGGGCATCCCCTTTGGCGCGGCCCTGACCTACGGGGAACTTGCCGCGCGCATCGGCGCGCCCGGCGCGGCCCGAGCGGTGGGTTCAGCCCTCGGGGCGAACCCGGCGTGCATTGTGGTGCCCTGCCACCGGGTGCTCGCCGCCAGCGGCGGGTTGGGCGGGTTTAGCGCGGGATTGGACTGGAAACGGCGCCTGCTGGCGCTGGAGGGCGTGGCGGTGCGGGGCTGAAGGGGCAATCGCGCCCGTGTATCCGGTAAAATATGCGCATAAAACGCATGAAGGAGCAACGGTTTTGCCTATCAACAACGGATACACCGTCGGCGTGGTCCAGATGCGCATGGGACCCGACGGCGACGCGAACCAGGCGCACGCGCTGGAATTGGTGCGCCGGGCGGCGGCACAGGGCGCGCAGGTGATTTGCCTGCCGGAGCTGTACCGCTCGCAATATTTCTGCCAGAAAGAGGACGCCGCCCTGTTTGACCTGGCGGAGCCGCTGGACGGGGTCTCCCTCCCGGCGTTTCAGGCGCTGGCCAGGGAACTGGGCGTCGCGGTGGTGGTGCCCTTCTTCGAGCGGCGCGCGCCGGGGCTCTACCACAATTCGGCGGCGGTGGTGGACGCGGACGGTTCCCTGGCGGGCCTCTACCGGAAAATGCACATCCCCGACGACCCGGCCTATTATGAGAAGTTCTATTTCACTCCCGGCGACCTTGGCTTTCGCGCCTTCGACACGGCTTTTGGCCGGATTGGCGTGCTCATCTGCTGGGACCAGTGGTATCCCGAGGGCGCGCGCCTGACGGCGCTCCAAGGCGCCACTACGCTGTTCTTCCCCACGGCCATCGGCTGGCACCCCCATGAAAAGGCGGAGTACGGCGCGGCCCAGCGGGACTCGTGGCAGATCGTGCAGCGAGGCCACGCCGTCGCCAACGGCTGCTATGTTGCGGCGGCCAACCGCACGGGTTTCGAGCGGCCCGTGCCGGAGCAGGCGGGCATCGAGTTCTGGGGTTCTTCCTTCGTCGTGGGTCCGCAGGGCCAGCCCCTGGCGTCGGCGGGCGTGGAGGAGGAGGAGATTCTGCTGGCGCGGGTGGACCTGGACCATCTGGAGACCATCCGCCGGAACTGGCCTTTCCTGCGCGACCGGCGCATTGACGCCTACAGCGGCATCACCCGCCGCTGGCTGGACGGTTTGCCCGAATGACCGCCGGGACTAACTGTTTGGCCGATTGGCGCAGGACATTCGTTCCTTTTCTTGCTCTTGCTCTTGCTCTTAATCCTGCTTTAATCTTGTTTCAGTGGATGGCGCAGACGTGTGCTATGACCGTGAGACACTCATTGTGCATCCAAAGAGCATAAAATTTATGGGATTTTTGGCAACGCTTTGCCCCGGTTGCAAGGCCCATTCAGCGGCAGCCAGAGAAGAGGCTGCCGGGCATGGAAGACCAGTTTCGTTCGGAAATATGGAGCAAGAGCAAGATTAAGAGCAAGAGCAAGAAAATAGGCGCACGCCAATCGGCCGAGGTGTTACCCGCCGGGAACCCCGCCGGAGCCGGACTTCCCTTCACCCCGCGCATGCCCGCCGAATGGGAGCCCCAGCGGGCGGTGCATCTGGCCTGGCCCGCGAACAAAGAGGACTGGCCCGGCAAGTTTCAGCCCATTCCGTGGGTCATCACGGAAATCATCCGCCAGGCCACGGCGGAGGGCGGGCGCGTGTTTCTCGCCGCCGTCTCGGAGCGCCATGCGGCGCAGGCCCGGCGCTTTCTCCTCAGGGTGGAGGTGGACGCGGCGCGGGTGGACATCGTGGTCCGCCCGCTGGACCGGGGCTGGATGCGTGACATCTCGCCGTTCTTCGTGACCGGTCCCAAGGGCGCGCGCGCCGCCGTGCGGTTCCGTTTCAACGGCTGGGCGAAGTACGGCAACCACAAGCTGGACGACCAGTGGCCCGCCTTTTCCACGAAAGAGCGGGGCTGGCCCCTGGTGGAGGCGGTGTGGAACGGCGCGCCGGTGGTGCTGGAGGGCGGTGCGGTGGACTCCAACGGCCGGGGCGCGCTGCTCACGACGGAGGAGTGCCTGCTGGACCCGGAAACGCAGACCCGGAACCCCGGCTTCACACGGAAGGACTATGAGGGGCTCTTCCGCAAATGGCTGGGCATCCGCCAAGTGATCTGGTTGGGAAAGGGCATCGCGGGGGACGACACCCACGGGCATGTGGACGACCTGTGCCGTTTTGTGAACCCGAACACGGTGGTGCTCTGCCGGGAACCGGACGGCAAAGACGCGAACCACCGCGCGCTGGAGGAGAACCGCGAACGGCTTCAGGGGGTGCGCCTGGCAAACGGCCAAAGCCTCGATGTGGTGGAACTGCCCATGCCCGCGCCGGTGGTCTTCGACGGCATGCGCCTGCCCGCGAGCTACGCCAATTTCCTGATTGCCTACGGCAGGGTGATCGTGCCGACCTTCAACGACCCCAACGACCGGAAGGCCCTGGGGATTCTGGCGGAGTTGTTCCCGGACCGGGTGGTGGCGGGGGTGCATGCCGTGGACCTGGTCTGGGGGCTGGGCACCGTGCACTGCCTGAGCCATGAGGAGCCGGAGGTGTCGGGGTGATGGATTTGCGAGGCGAACATCCCCCGGCCCTAAAGGGCCACCCCCTTCAAAGGGGGACAACATCTCCCGCCGCTGCGCGGCACCTGCCTTCGCCAAGAGGCAACGGCAAGGCACGCTCCCTTCAGAGGAGGACCACATGGCGCGGGTAAACCCGGCGGAAAAGCTGGCGCGCATCCGCGCCGCCCTGCCGGAAATGCGCGCGATGGCGGCGGCCTGCCGGGTATGCGGGCGGGCCTGCGGCGTGGACCGCACGGGGCCCGCGGCGGGATACTGCCGGGCGGCGTCGGAGTCGGGCTTCGCGCGCTGTTCGGCGGCGTTGCGCCATTTCGGCGAGGAGCCCATGCTGGTGGGGCGGGGCGGTTCGGGCACGGTCTTTTTCTCCCACTGCAACCTGCGCTGCGCCTTCTGCCAGAACCACCAAATCAGCCACGGCGGCGAGGGGCGGGAACATTCCACCGCCGAGCTGGCGGCGGCGATGCTGCGACTGCGGGACGAGGGCGCTGAAAACATCAACCTGGTGACGCCGACCCATTACGCCCTGCCAGTACTGGGGGCGCTGGAGGCGGCCTTTGCGGCGGGGCTGGACCTGCCGGTGGTCTGGAACACGAATGGGTACGACGCGGTGGAACTGGTGGCGCTGCTGGACGGCATTGTGGACGTGTGGCTGCCGGATGTGAAGTACACGGAGCCGGAGGCGGCACGGCGCTACTCCGGTGCGGAAAACTACCCGGAAACGGCGCGGGCGGCGGTGTCGGCCATGTGGCGGCAGGCGGGGCCGCTGCTGTGCGATTCTGACGGGACCGCGCGGCGCGGGGTTATCCTCCGCCATCTGGTGCTGCCGGAGGACGCCTCGGGCACCTACGCCTTCCTGCTGTGGCTTCAAGAGGAGGGGATGACGGACGTGACCCTGAGCC is a genomic window containing:
- a CDS encoding methylated-DNA--[protein]-cysteine S-methyltransferase, yielding MPMDAADFLYDTAWGPVYGLFSNTGLRELRLPNPAAPLRPYLLHSRTNRVLGRRLGQLLEGYFAGVRVDFAEIPFDPSAGTPFQRRVWDAARGIPFGAALTYGELAARIGAPGAARAVGSALGANPACIVVPCHRVLAASGGLGGFSAGLDWKRRLLALEGVAVRG
- a CDS encoding carbon-nitrogen hydrolase, producing MPINNGYTVGVVQMRMGPDGDANQAHALELVRRAAAQGAQVICLPELYRSQYFCQKEDAALFDLAEPLDGVSLPAFQALARELGVAVVVPFFERRAPGLYHNSAAVVDADGSLAGLYRKMHIPDDPAYYEKFYFTPGDLGFRAFDTAFGRIGVLICWDQWYPEGARLTALQGATTLFFPTAIGWHPHEKAEYGAAQRDSWQIVQRGHAVANGCYVAAANRTGFERPVPEQAGIEFWGSSFVVGPQGQPLASAGVEEEEILLARVDLDHLETIRRNWPFLRDRRIDAYSGITRRWLDGLPE
- a CDS encoding agmatine deiminase family protein, producing MPAEWEPQRAVHLAWPANKEDWPGKFQPIPWVITEIIRQATAEGGRVFLAAVSERHAAQARRFLLRVEVDAARVDIVVRPLDRGWMRDISPFFVTGPKGARAAVRFRFNGWAKYGNHKLDDQWPAFSTKERGWPLVEAVWNGAPVVLEGGAVDSNGRGALLTTEECLLDPETQTRNPGFTRKDYEGLFRKWLGIRQVIWLGKGIAGDDTHGHVDDLCRFVNPNTVVLCREPDGKDANHRALEENRERLQGVRLANGQSLDVVELPMPAPVVFDGMRLPASYANFLIAYGRVIVPTFNDPNDRKALGILAELFPDRVVAGVHAVDLVWGLGTVHCLSHEEPEVSG
- a CDS encoding radical SAM protein — encoded protein: MARVNPAEKLARIRAALPEMRAMAAACRVCGRACGVDRTGPAAGYCRAASESGFARCSAALRHFGEEPMLVGRGGSGTVFFSHCNLRCAFCQNHQISHGGEGREHSTAELAAAMLRLRDEGAENINLVTPTHYALPVLGALEAAFAAGLDLPVVWNTNGYDAVELVALLDGIVDVWLPDVKYTEPEAARRYSGAENYPETARAAVSAMWRQAGPLLCDSDGTARRGVILRHLVLPEDASGTYAFLLWLQEEGMTDVTLSLMSQYSPQYRAAEFPEIARSLTPKEYDDAVDFALRLGFGNLLTQEMESSRVYLPDFKQEEPFRQ